In Gammaproteobacteria bacterium, one genomic interval encodes:
- the rpoD gene encoding RNA polymerase sigma factor RpoD encodes MSVEKQSQMKLLIAQGKEKGYLTYAEVADHLPEIVDSEQIDDVISMLQNMGITVHEETPDEDTLLLAATVNAGEDEEEIDEAAAALAALDDQFGRTTDPVRMYMREMGSVELLDREGEIRIAKRIEEGLNEALYAMAQYPETVAILLEAFDMVKEGKKRLADVVVGFIDPETGYPEGAGPNDTPAEDTSSADDSDDDSDDDSDDDDSSDAPTGPDPVVTAERFAEMQRLYDQAWEALEKRGSGDEKTEKYRDEVAYHLMRFKLSPKIVDEVATNLRAKITEIRRLERQIMRICVVDCGVPRTEFIEKFLRAESDEGFVDRLVRSKKKHSSSVNERREEIIALQKRMQQIEADCLLTIEEIKDINRRMAMGEAKARRAKKEMVEANLRLVISIAKKYTNRGLQFLDLIQEGNIGLMKAVDKFEFRRGFKFSTYATWWIRQAITRSIADQARTIRIPVHMIETINKLNRISRQMLQEMGREPTPEELAEKMEMPEDKVRKVLKIAKEPISMETPIGDDEDSHLGDFIEDGNAISPVESATTESLGEATHQILASLTPREAKVLRMRFGIDMNTDHTLEEVGKQFDVTRERIRQIEAKALRKLRHPSRANYLRSFLDE; translated from the coding sequence CGCTGCTGCTGGCGGCCACTGTCAACGCGGGTGAGGACGAAGAGGAAATCGACGAGGCCGCCGCTGCGTTGGCTGCGCTTGATGACCAGTTCGGCCGCACCACCGATCCGGTGCGCATGTACATGCGCGAGATGGGCAGCGTCGAACTGCTCGACCGCGAGGGCGAGATCCGCATCGCCAAACGCATCGAGGAAGGCCTCAACGAAGCCCTCTACGCGATGGCGCAGTACCCAGAAACGGTCGCCATCCTGCTCGAAGCCTTCGACATGGTGAAGGAAGGCAAGAAGCGTCTCGCCGATGTCGTGGTTGGCTTCATCGATCCGGAAACTGGCTATCCGGAAGGCGCCGGGCCGAACGACACTCCGGCCGAGGACACCTCGTCGGCCGATGACAGCGATGACGATTCGGACGACGACAGCGACGACGACGACAGCAGCGACGCACCGACCGGACCCGATCCGGTGGTCACCGCCGAGCGCTTCGCCGAAATGCAGCGGCTCTACGACCAGGCCTGGGAAGCGCTGGAAAAGCGCGGTTCCGGTGACGAAAAGACCGAGAAGTATCGCGACGAGGTGGCCTACCACCTGATGCGCTTCAAGCTCTCGCCGAAGATCGTCGACGAGGTTGCCACCAATCTGCGCGCGAAGATCACCGAGATTCGTCGTCTCGAACGCCAGATCATGCGGATCTGCGTGGTCGACTGCGGCGTGCCGCGCACCGAATTCATCGAAAAGTTTCTGCGCGCCGAAAGCGACGAGGGTTTCGTCGACCGTCTGGTGCGGTCGAAGAAGAAGCATTCCTCGTCGGTCAACGAGCGCCGTGAGGAGATCATCGCGCTGCAGAAGCGCATGCAGCAGATCGAGGCCGACTGCCTGCTGACGATCGAAGAGATCAAGGACATCAACCGTCGCATGGCGATGGGCGAGGCCAAGGCCCGCCGCGCCAAGAAGGAAATGGTCGAGGCCAACCTGCGACTGGTGATCTCGATTGCCAAGAAGTACACCAACCGTGGCCTGCAGTTCCTGGATTTGATCCAGGAAGGCAACATCGGCCTGATGAAGGCGGTCGACAAGTTCGAGTTCCGCCGCGGCTTCAAGTTCTCGACCTATGCCACCTGGTGGATTCGTCAGGCGATCACGCGTTCGATCGCCGATCAGGCCCGCACCATCCGCATTCCGGTGCACATGATCGAGACGATCAACAAGCTCAATCGCATCAGCCGCCAGATGCTGCAGGAAATGGGGCGCGAGCCCACGCCGGAAGAACTGGCCGAGAAGATGGAGATGCCGGAGGACAAGGTCCGCAAGGTGCTCAAGATCGCCAAGGAGCCGATCTCCATGGAAACCCCGATCGGCGACGACGAGGATTCGCATCTCGGCGACTTCATCGAGGACGGCAACGCGATCTCACCGGTGGAGTCGGCCACGACCGAATCTCTGGGCGAGGCCACGCATCAGATTCTCGCAAGCCTGACGCCGCGTGAAGCCAAGGTGCTGCGCATGCGTTTCGGCATCGACATGAATACCGACCACACCTTGGAAGAGGTCGGCAAGCAGTTCGATGTCACGCGTGAGCGCATCCGCCAGATAGAGGCCAAGGCCTTGCGCAAGCTGCGTCACCCGAGCCGCGCCAACTATCTGCGCAGCTTCCTCGACGAGTAA
- a CDS encoding porin family protein, translating to MKLAPIAAALSLSLAPALSFAATTNNLDIYYVPSADIDIDVDGGGEASDDGDGYGIKGEFQFSDQAFFTGEYQSVDYDDAGDLDQIRAGVGYRFTTNALPIWYVRGEFVQLDDGDDEQNGYGVHGGVRGENGRLGIVAEAGYVDVDDADGFEFLVGGDYSIDSTFALFADYRYTDLDFDGGDITLKDVRLGVRARF from the coding sequence ATGAAACTGGCACCTATCGCGGCTGCACTGTCGCTGAGCCTGGCACCGGCCCTGAGCTTCGCCGCCACCACCAACAATCTGGACATTTACTACGTTCCCAGCGCCGATATCGACATTGACGTGGATGGCGGCGGTGAAGCATCCGACGACGGCGACGGATACGGCATCAAGGGCGAGTTCCAGTTCAGCGACCAGGCTTTCTTCACCGGCGAATACCAGAGCGTCGACTATGACGATGCCGGCGACCTCGACCAGATTCGCGCCGGCGTCGGCTACCGCTTCACTACCAATGCGCTGCCGATCTGGTACGTGCGCGGCGAATTCGTGCAGCTTGACGACGGCGACGACGAACAGAACGGTTACGGCGTCCACGGTGGCGTACGCGGCGAGAACGGCCGCCTCGGCATCGTGGCCGAAGCCGGCTATGTCGACGTCGACGACGCCGACGGCTTCGAGTTTCTGGTGGGTGGCGACTACTCCATCGACAGCACCTTCGCGCTGTTCGCGGACTACCGCTACACCGACCTCGACTTCGACGGTGGCGACATCACCCTGAAGGATGTGCGCCTGGGTGTGCGTGCCCGCTTCTGA
- a CDS encoding porin family protein, with amino-acid sequence MTHARTFAAGLLLLSPSLALAAPISTHLDGYYVPYSDIDTEAGEVDDGDGYGIKGEFQFIDQAYFTAEYQANTYDDIANVDGDAVDLDIDFVRAGVGYVPFEWPLYGRVEYIHVDGELNDLPADLTADDVDEDGYGVHVGSSGYLLPQLAGYVEVGYVDIGDFGDGLQATGGVSYDFSPMVGVFAEYRYMDLSADPLDPEIGEARAGVRFKFGV; translated from the coding sequence ATGACTCACGCCAGAACGTTCGCTGCCGGCCTGTTGCTGCTGTCGCCAAGCCTGGCCCTCGCGGCACCGATCAGCACGCATCTCGACGGATACTACGTCCCCTATTCGGACATCGACACCGAAGCCGGCGAGGTCGACGACGGAGACGGATACGGCATCAAGGGCGAGTTCCAGTTCATCGACCAGGCGTATTTCACAGCCGAGTACCAAGCCAATACCTATGACGACATCGCCAACGTTGACGGTGATGCTGTGGATCTGGACATCGATTTCGTCCGCGCCGGTGTCGGCTACGTGCCGTTCGAATGGCCACTGTACGGTCGGGTCGAATACATCCACGTCGACGGCGAGCTGAACGATCTGCCGGCGGACCTGACGGCGGACGATGTCGATGAGGATGGCTATGGCGTCCATGTCGGCAGCAGCGGCTATCTGCTGCCGCAGTTGGCAGGCTATGTGGAAGTCGGCTATGTCGACATCGGTGATTTCGGCGATGGCCTGCAGGCGACAGGTGGCGTTTCCTATGACTTCAGCCCGATGGTCGGCGTGTTCGCCGAGTATCGCTACATGGATCTGAGCGCGGACCCGCTCGATCCCGAGATCGGCGAGGCGCGTGCCGGGGTACGCTTCAAGTTCGGCGTCTGA
- a CDS encoding cytochrome c — MKKTLLMLVLGLTAGFAQAAEEHHEDAASQRSVDELVTVCAACHGEHGDKPIAPNYPILAGQYANYLEHSIKSYRNGQRKNAVMSAQAANLSDVDIRVLSRYFSLQSSPLHTPATPK, encoded by the coding sequence ATGAAGAAAACCTTATTGATGCTGGTGCTGGGCCTGACCGCGGGTTTTGCGCAGGCTGCCGAAGAACATCACGAGGACGCTGCGTCACAAAGGAGTGTCGACGAACTGGTGACCGTCTGTGCCGCCTGTCATGGCGAGCACGGTGACAAGCCGATCGCACCAAACTATCCGATCCTGGCCGGCCAGTATGCGAACTATCTCGAGCACTCGATCAAGTCCTACCGCAACGGGCAGCGCAAGAACGCGGTGATGTCGGCGCAGGCCGCGAATCTGAGCGATGTTGATATTCGGGTGTTGTCGCGGTATTTCTCGCTGCAGTCCAGCCCGCTGCACACGCCGGCGACGCCGAAGTAA
- a CDS encoding cytochrome c yields the protein MKALRWATFAVVALWSAQGVAAGDSEAGRDKAETCFGCHGIPGYNNVYPTYRVPKLGGQSAEYIVTALKAYRSGERQHPTMGAQASSMSDEDIQDIAAFLSTAPADGAVGK from the coding sequence ATGAAAGCCCTGCGATGGGCGACCTTCGCCGTCGTCGCGCTTTGGTCTGCGCAAGGCGTAGCCGCCGGTGATAGCGAAGCCGGCCGCGACAAAGCTGAAACCTGCTTCGGATGTCACGGCATCCCCGGCTACAACAATGTGTATCCGACCTACCGTGTACCCAAGCTCGGCGGCCAGAGTGCGGAGTACATCGTCACCGCGCTCAAGGCCTACCGCTCGGGCGAACGTCAGCACCCGACCATGGGTGCGCAGGCGTCGAGCATGAGCGACGAAGACATTCAGGACATCGCGGCATTCCTGTCGACAGCGCCGGCTGACGGCGCTGTCGGCAAGTGA
- a CDS encoding MAPEG family protein, whose protein sequence is MTELPENLVMSLPISAIAAAALGLLIVALALNVSRLRLRLQISLGDGERPELSRAIRAHGNTVENAPLFLVLCLLLELTGSGAWLGWVTLLFVLGRYVYAWGMLRRSFSRQRQIGALLSYLIIAGMSLALLSRLA, encoded by the coding sequence ATGACCGAACTCCCGGAAAACCTGGTGATGAGCCTGCCGATCTCCGCCATTGCCGCCGCAGCGCTGGGCCTGTTGATCGTGGCGCTGGCTCTGAACGTGTCGCGGCTGCGCTTGCGCCTGCAGATTTCCTTGGGCGACGGGGAACGCCCGGAACTGTCGCGTGCCATTCGTGCGCATGGCAACACGGTCGAGAACGCGCCGCTGTTCCTGGTGCTGTGCCTGCTGCTGGAACTGACCGGCAGCGGTGCCTGGCTGGGTTGGGTCACACTGCTGTTCGTACTCGGTCGCTACGTCTACGCCTGGGGCATGCTGCGACGCAGCTTCTCCCGCCAGCGACAGATCGGCGCGCTGCTGAGTTATTTGATCATCGCGGGAATGTCGCTCGCCCTGTTATCGCGCCTGGCCTGA
- the ppx gene encoding exopolyphosphatase, which yields MSSSGEGLAAARAQEVAAVDLGSNSFHMLVARARGDEIQVIDRLRDSTRLAAGLDEERKLSPQVQERALACLERFGQRLRHIPPSQVRAVGTNTMREMQGGEAFLAAAEAALGHEIEIISGVEEARLVFGGVTHGLDGAHGRRLVVDIGGGSTELIIGRDNEPKLMESVSLGCVVHTQRFFADGSINKRNFNAARLAARVELEFLEKTYRDAGWDLALGASGTIRGVWRVMRAQKWAEDEITREGLEKTVELLLKTGKISKIDFDGLREDRRPVFAGGLAVLAGVFDSLGIERLRTSDRALREGLVYDLLGRLSDHDVRADSVATVGRRFGIDAQHAQAVADTASEALSQVAASWKLDSKECRRLLAWAAGLHEIGLSIAHSSYHKHGEYMLRHADLHGFSQTDQRLLAALVRLHRGKIAVALFDELPAQWREPLRRLTVILRLAYLLNRSRMHDQRPRFVLTAGRRSLELRCPRGWLEQHPLTRADIEREQELLKVIDFKLSVD from the coding sequence ATGAGCAGCTCCGGGGAAGGCCTGGCCGCGGCGCGCGCGCAGGAAGTCGCGGCGGTCGATCTCGGTTCCAACAGTTTCCACATGCTGGTGGCGCGCGCGCGCGGCGATGAGATTCAGGTCATCGATCGACTGCGCGATTCCACGCGCCTGGCCGCGGGCCTCGATGAGGAACGCAAGCTTTCGCCGCAGGTGCAGGAACGCGCGCTGGCCTGCCTGGAGCGCTTCGGTCAGCGCCTGCGGCATATCCCGCCTTCACAGGTACGCGCCGTCGGCACCAACACCATGCGTGAGATGCAGGGCGGCGAGGCTTTCCTCGCCGCTGCCGAAGCGGCGCTGGGTCATGAGATCGAAATCATCTCGGGCGTGGAGGAAGCGCGGCTGGTCTTCGGCGGCGTTACCCACGGCCTGGACGGCGCGCACGGCCGGCGTCTGGTGGTGGATATCGGCGGCGGCAGCACGGAGCTGATCATTGGCCGCGACAACGAGCCGAAACTGATGGAAAGCGTGTCGCTGGGTTGCGTGGTGCATACGCAACGCTTTTTCGCCGATGGTTCGATCAACAAGCGCAACTTCAACGCCGCGCGCCTCGCGGCGCGCGTGGAACTGGAGTTTCTCGAAAAGACCTACCGCGATGCCGGCTGGGATCTCGCCCTGGGCGCCAGCGGCACCATCCGCGGCGTGTGGCGGGTGATGCGCGCACAGAAGTGGGCCGAGGACGAGATCACCCGCGAAGGCCTGGAAAAGACCGTTGAGCTGCTGCTGAAGACCGGCAAGATCAGCAAGATCGATTTCGATGGCCTGCGCGAAGATCGGCGCCCGGTGTTTGCCGGCGGACTGGCGGTGCTCGCCGGCGTCTTCGATTCGCTCGGCATCGAACGCCTGCGCACCTCCGACCGCGCCCTGCGCGAAGGTCTGGTCTACGATCTGCTGGGCCGGCTGTCCGATCATGACGTACGCGCCGACAGCGTGGCCACCGTGGGCCGACGCTTCGGCATCGATGCCCAGCATGCCCAGGCCGTCGCGGACACCGCGAGCGAGGCCTTGTCCCAGGTCGCCGCCAGTTGGAAGCTGGATAGCAAGGAATGCCGCCGCCTGCTCGCTTGGGCGGCAGGCTTGCACGAGATCGGCCTGTCGATCGCGCATTCCTCGTACCACAAACACGGTGAATACATGCTGCGCCACGCCGATCTGCATGGCTTTTCGCAGACCGACCAGCGTCTGCTCGCCGCGCTGGTGCGCCTGCATCGCGGCAAGATCGCCGTCGCGCTGTTCGACGAACTGCCGGCCCAGTGGCGCGAACCCTTGCGCCGCCTCACGGTGATCCTGAGGCTGGCCTATCTGCTGAACCGCTCACGCATGCACGATCAACGACCGCGGTTCGTGCTGACCGCCGGTCGTCGCAGCCTGGAACTGCGCTGCCCGCGCGGCTGGCTGGAACAACACCCGCTGACGCGCGCCGATATCGAGCGCGAGCAGGAACTGCTCAAAGTCATCGACTTCAAACTGTCGGTGGATTGA
- the ppk1 gene encoding polyphosphate kinase 1 has product MDAPSIAARQAEPVSDSAEPLNPELFINRELSLLEFNQRVLEQAKDERLPLLERLKFLCISSSNLDEFFEIRVAGLQKVVELGQNQRGADGLSSIDLLRDISQRAHALVDEQYRVFNEVLVPALDEEHIRFLRRSSWTPQQDAWLRQFFHDELLPVLSPLGLDPAHPFPRILNKSLNFIVSLHGKDAFGRNSGFAIVQAPRALPRIIQVPQNIKGTGPHDFVFLSSVIHAYVDDLFPGMEATGCYQFRITRNSDLLVDVEEAEDLLEVLEGELSQRQWGDSVRLEVAHNCPDHLWQYLMQTVQLDPADVYQVNGPVNLNRLMALPDLVDRPDLKFQPFVPRVPRQLQREDIFSAVRDADVLLHHPFDSFVPVVEFLRQAARDPNVLAIKQTLYRTGTKSPIVDALMEAAKAGKEVTVVVELRARFDEADNIDLAEKLQDVGAHVVYGIVGYKTHAKMILVVRREEEGLRHYAHLGTGNYHPRTARLYTDYGLFTYDQKICKDVHNVFLQLTSLGKVNKMERLLQSPFTLFKGMVERIDREIEHVAAGHPGRIIAKMNSLVEPELIRNLYRASQAGVEIDLIVRGMCSLRPGIAGVSDRIRVRSVVGRFLEHHRVFHFENAGEPEVWISSADWMERNLYRRVEIATPILDDKLRQRLITHLQAYLADTAQSWHLQPDGGYHRADHVQDVAVQQRLLDGDLV; this is encoded by the coding sequence ATGGACGCCCCGAGCATCGCCGCCCGTCAAGCCGAACCCGTTTCCGACAGCGCCGAGCCGCTGAATCCGGAGCTGTTCATCAATCGCGAGCTGTCGCTGCTGGAGTTCAACCAGCGCGTGCTGGAGCAGGCCAAGGACGAGCGGCTGCCCTTGCTGGAACGGCTCAAGTTTCTGTGCATTTCCAGTTCCAACCTCGACGAGTTCTTCGAGATTCGCGTGGCCGGACTGCAGAAAGTCGTGGAACTGGGGCAGAACCAGCGTGGCGCCGATGGGCTCTCGTCGATCGACCTGCTGCGCGACATCAGCCAGCGCGCGCATGCCCTGGTCGACGAGCAATACCGCGTGTTCAACGAGGTTCTGGTTCCGGCGCTGGATGAAGAACACATTCGTTTTCTGCGCCGTTCCTCATGGACCCCGCAGCAGGATGCCTGGCTACGGCAGTTCTTTCATGACGAGCTGCTGCCGGTGCTGTCGCCCCTGGGGCTGGACCCGGCGCACCCGTTCCCGCGGATTCTCAACAAGTCGCTGAACTTCATCGTGTCGCTGCACGGCAAGGACGCGTTCGGCCGCAACAGCGGCTTCGCGATCGTGCAGGCGCCACGCGCGCTGCCGCGGATCATCCAGGTGCCACAGAACATCAAGGGCACCGGCCCGCACGATTTCGTGTTCCTGTCTTCGGTCATCCACGCCTATGTCGATGATCTGTTTCCGGGCATGGAGGCCACCGGCTGCTATCAGTTCCGCATCACCCGCAACAGTGATTTGCTGGTGGATGTCGAGGAGGCCGAAGATCTGCTGGAAGTGCTCGAAGGCGAGTTGTCGCAGCGCCAGTGGGGCGATTCGGTACGACTGGAGGTGGCCCACAACTGTCCGGATCATCTCTGGCAGTATCTGATGCAGACCGTGCAGCTCGACCCGGCGGATGTGTATCAGGTCAACGGTCCGGTCAATCTCAATCGACTGATGGCGCTGCCCGATCTGGTCGACCGGCCCGATCTGAAGTTCCAGCCGTTCGTGCCGCGCGTACCGCGCCAGCTGCAGCGCGAGGACATCTTCTCCGCGGTGCGCGACGCCGACGTGCTGCTGCACCACCCCTTCGATTCGTTCGTCCCGGTCGTCGAATTCCTGCGCCAGGCCGCACGCGATCCGAACGTACTGGCGATCAAGCAGACGCTGTACCGCACCGGCACCAAGAGCCCGATCGTCGATGCCTTGATGGAGGCCGCCAAGGCCGGCAAGGAAGTCACGGTGGTGGTCGAACTGCGCGCGCGTTTCGATGAGGCCGACAACATCGACCTTGCCGAAAAGCTCCAGGACGTCGGCGCACATGTCGTCTACGGCATCGTCGGTTACAAGACCCACGCCAAGATGATACTGGTGGTGCGGCGGGAAGAAGAGGGCCTGCGCCACTACGCGCATCTGGGCACCGGCAACTACCACCCGCGCACGGCGCGGCTGTACACCGATTACGGCCTGTTCACCTACGACCAGAAGATCTGCAAGGACGTGCACAACGTCTTTCTGCAGCTCACCTCGCTGGGCAAGGTCAACAAGATGGAACGGCTGCTGCAGTCGCCGTTCACCTTGTTCAAGGGCATGGTCGAACGCATCGACCGCGAGATCGAGCACGTCGCCGCCGGCCACCCGGGAAGAATCATCGCCAAGATGAATTCGCTGGTGGAACCCGAGTTGATCCGTAACCTGTATCGCGCCTCACAGGCCGGTGTGGAGATCGATCTGATCGTGCGCGGCATGTGTTCGCTGCGACCCGGCATTGCCGGCGTATCGGATCGCATTCGTGTGCGTTCCGTGGTCGGCCGCTTCCTGGAACACCATCGCGTGTTCCATTTCGAGAACGCCGGTGAACCCGAGGTCTGGATCTCCAGCGCCGACTGGATGGAACGCAATCTCTATCGCCGCGTCGAGATCGCCACGCCGATACTCGACGACAAGCTGCGCCAGCGCCTGATCACGCACTTGCAGGCCTATCTGGCCGACACCGCGCAAAGCTGGCATCTGCAGCCCGACGGCGGCTACCACCGTGCCGACCATGTGCAGGACGTCGCGGTTCAACAGCGTTTGCTGGACGGCGATCTGGTCTGA
- a CDS encoding glycerophosphodiester phosphodiesterase → MPIPFKTRQELAAGAPSGFLSIGHRGASGHAPENTRLAMDTAVRLGAQWVEFDVQRHGDTLLVFHDDRLDRTTDGQGRLLEQSLETIRQLDAGRGETIPTLQEMLDHIDRRVGVNIELKSFGGTAAAVASVLREYVDQRGWAPDQFLVSSFHLRELREFRRLAPMIPTAVLLCGVPLDLAACATEIGAVAINLASDFVDAELVADARSRGLKVYVYTVNYQDDIEQLRGFGIDGVFTDYPERAVFVDRAA, encoded by the coding sequence ATGCCGATTCCGTTCAAGACCCGCCAGGAGCTTGCCGCTGGCGCGCCCAGCGGATTTCTGTCCATCGGACACCGCGGCGCTTCGGGCCACGCCCCGGAAAACACCCGCCTCGCCATGGACACCGCCGTACGTCTCGGCGCGCAGTGGGTCGAATTCGACGTACAACGCCACGGCGATACGCTGCTGGTGTTCCATGACGACCGGCTCGATCGCACCACCGATGGCCAGGGCCGCCTGCTCGAACAGTCGCTGGAAACAATCCGCCAGCTCGATGCCGGTCGTGGTGAAACGATTCCGACGCTGCAGGAAATGCTCGATCACATCGACCGTCGGGTCGGGGTCAATATCGAGCTCAAGTCCTTCGGTGGCACCGCCGCCGCTGTGGCATCGGTGTTGCGCGAGTACGTCGACCAGCGCGGCTGGGCGCCGGATCAGTTCCTGGTGTCCTCGTTTCACCTGCGCGAACTGCGCGAATTCCGCCGTCTGGCGCCGATGATTCCGACCGCCGTGCTGTTGTGCGGCGTGCCCTTGGATCTGGCGGCCTGCGCCACTGAAATCGGCGCGGTGGCGATCAATCTCGCCTCCGATTTCGTGGACGCGGAACTGGTGGCCGATGCGCGATCGCGCGGACTCAAGGTCTACGTCTACACCGTCAACTATCAGGACGACATCGAACAGCTGCGCGGTTTCGGTATCGATGGTGTGTTCACCGACTACCCGGAGCGCGCGGTATTCGTCGACCGCGCCGCCTGA
- the pyk gene encoding pyruvate kinase: MQTPPPRSTKILATLGPATDDPAVLHRLIAAGVDVVRLNYSHGKPEDQAARVEAVRRVGEALQRPVGILADLQGPKIRVERFVGGHVELEEGAPFALDTHWPKTAGTAEVVGCAYENLPRDVNAGDTLLLNDGAITLKVDSVRGSRVQCTVVLGGRLSDRKGINKLGGGLSAAALTDADREHLKHAVELDVDFIAISFPRSAQDMIDARELITAAGGRQALVAKIERAEALSELSAIVAASDVVMVARGDLGVEIGDAELPGWQKKIIRESREQNRMVITATQMMETMINNPIPTRAEVLDVANAVMDGTDAVMLSAETATGKYPVKTVEAMVRVCQGAEAAELVTERHAINLDSHFRETDEAIAMATSWTARHMHAQAIVALTESGATALMMSRTDTRIPIYALTQHVSTLRRMALCRGVHPVPFVPTALETLKPTTEAMEMLAARGVLSSGDRVLLTKGDFTGPGGTNAMKILTAP, encoded by the coding sequence ATGCAGACACCGCCGCCACGCAGCACCAAGATTCTCGCGACCCTCGGTCCGGCCACCGATGATCCGGCCGTCCTGCACCGTCTGATCGCCGCCGGCGTGGACGTGGTGCGACTCAACTATTCGCACGGCAAGCCCGAGGATCAGGCCGCCAGGGTCGAGGCCGTGCGTCGCGTTGGCGAGGCGCTGCAGCGGCCGGTCGGCATCCTCGCCGATCTGCAGGGCCCCAAGATCCGGGTTGAGCGTTTCGTCGGCGGCCATGTCGAACTCGAGGAAGGCGCGCCGTTCGCACTCGACACGCACTGGCCGAAAACTGCGGGCACCGCGGAGGTGGTCGGCTGCGCGTACGAGAACCTGCCACGTGACGTGAACGCTGGTGACACGCTGTTGCTGAATGACGGCGCCATCACACTCAAGGTTGATTCGGTGCGCGGCTCGCGTGTCCAGTGTACGGTCGTGCTCGGCGGCAGGCTGTCGGACCGCAAGGGCATCAACAAGCTCGGCGGCGGTCTGTCCGCGGCCGCCCTGACCGACGCCGACCGCGAACATCTGAAGCACGCGGTCGAACTGGATGTGGACTTCATCGCGATCTCGTTTCCACGTAGCGCGCAGGACATGATCGACGCGCGCGAACTGATCACCGCGGCCGGCGGACGCCAGGCTCTGGTGGCCAAGATCGAACGCGCCGAAGCACTGAGCGAACTGTCCGCGATCGTGGCGGCTTCGGACGTGGTGATGGTGGCGCGCGGCGACCTCGGCGTGGAGATCGGCGACGCCGAATTGCCGGGCTGGCAGAAGAAGATCATCCGTGAGTCGCGTGAGCAGAACCGCATGGTCATCACCGCCACGCAGATGATGGAAACCATGATCAACAATCCCATCCCCACGCGCGCCGAAGTACTGGACGTGGCCAATGCCGTCATGGACGGCACCGACGCGGTGATGCTCTCGGCCGAAACCGCCACCGGCAAGTATCCGGTGAAGACGGTCGAGGCGATGGTCCGGGTCTGCCAAGGCGCCGAGGCGGCCGAGCTGGTCACGGAGCGCCATGCGATCAATCTGGATTCGCATTTTCGCGAGACCGACGAGGCCATCGCGATGGCAACCAGCTGGACCGCGCGCCACATGCACGCCCAGGCGATCGTCGCGCTGACCGAATCCGGTGCCACGGCCTTGATGATGTCGCGCACCGATACGCGCATACCGATCTATGCGCTGACCCAGCACGTTTCCACTTTGCGCCGCATGGCCTTGTGCCGCGGCGTGCACCCGGTGCCCTTCGTCCCGACCGCGCTGGAGACCCTGAAGCCGACCACCGAGGCGATGGAAATGCTCGCCGCGCGCGGCGTGCTGTCCAGCGGCGACCGGGTGCTGCTGACCAAGGGCGATTTCACCGGACCCGGTGGTACCAACGCGATGAAGATTCTCACGGCGCCCTGA